The nucleotide sequence AGGAGGGCACCGTCACGCGCGGTTGGTTGGGCGTGGGCATCCAGGACCTGACGCGCGACCTGTCCAAGGCGATGGATCTCCCGGTGGCGGAGGGCGCCATCCTGACGCAGGTGAATCCCGGCTCGCCCGCCGCGAAGGCCGGGCTCAAGTCGGATGACGTGGTGGTGGCGTTGGACGGGCAGAAGATTGGGACGAGCAACCAGTTCACGCGCATGGTCGCGCTCAAGCGCCCGGGGAGCACCGTCACGCTGACCCTCTACCGCGAGGGCAAGAAGCAGGACGTGAAGGTGGCGCTCGGCACGCGCCCGGACCTGGAGGGCGTGGGCAAGAAGAAGCAGGAGACGGGGGATGATCAGGAGGGCTCGCGGCGCGTGGGCCTCTCGCTCGACAACCTGGATCCGCGCACCGCGCAGCAAGCGGGCTTCACCGAGCGCCAGGGTGCCCTCGTCACCGACGTGGTGCCGGGATCACCCGCGGATCGCGCGGAGCTGGCCGCGGGCATGCTGATTGTGGAGGCGAACCGCAAGCCCATCACCAGCGCGAAGGACCTGGCGGGTGTCATCCGCGGCGCCGCGGCGGGCAGCACGCTGCTGTTCCGCGTGGCAACCCCGGGCGGTGGTCGGTTGCTGCGCGCGCTGAAGCTGCCGTGAGGTGAGGGGCCTCGCCGCTTGGGAGGTGCCGTCTCGCGAGCGCGAGACGGCGCCGGGCGGTCAGGCCTTGGCGATGCCGGAGGGGAGGGCGGGCGCAGCGGGCTCGGCGGGAGGGGCCTGCGGCCCGCGCTCTCGCCCGGGATGCATCTCCATCCCGGTCTCGTACGGCGTGGTACGGTTTCGCCCCGTGCGCTTGCTGCAATAGAGCGCCGAGTCCGCGCAATCCACCAGCATCTCCTGGCTGTTCGCGTCGGTGGGGAAGTGGGCCACGCCCACCGAGACGGTGATGTGCCCGCCGGGCAGGCCCGCCTGGGCGAGGTCCGGGGCATCGGCCACCGCGCGGCGCAGCTTCTCCGCGACCTCGGTGGCGTCCTCCTTGGTCACCTGCGGCAAGAGGAGGACGAATTCCTCGCCACCGTAGCGGCCCAGGGTGTCCACCTTGCGCGCGCGCATCCTGAGCACGTCGCAGACCCGGCGGAGCGTCTCGTCACCCGCGCGATGGCCCGCGAGGTCGTTGAGCCGCTTGAAGTGATCCACGTCCACCATCAGCAAGGCGAGCGGAACACCGAAGCGCTGCGCCCGAGCCATCTCCAACTCGAGCCGCTGGAACAGGTGGCGCCGGTTGGGCACGCCCGTGAGCGCGTCCGTGAGCGTGAGCGTCACCGTCTCCGCGTGGAGCCGCGCGTTCTGCACCGCGGTGGCGGCCTGGTCCCCCACCGACGTGAGCAGCTCGATCTCCTCCGCGGAGAAGCCGGCCGGCTGGGGCCGCAGGAAGTTGATGACGCCCAGCAGCGTGTCCACGTGCACCATGGGCACGGCCAACAGCGAGCCCTCGTCCTTGCGTCCGTTCACCAGGGCCCGACGCGCATAGACGCTGGTGCGGTCGGCGAGGTCGGGGATGTACACGGACTTGCGCGTCTGCGCGGCGCGGCCACAGGCGCCTTCGCCCATCGCGAACGTCATCCCCTCCGCGCCGCTGCCTTCCGGCCAGGCGCGGCGCACCTCCAGCATTCCGTCAGCGTTGACGAGCATGATGGAGAAGTCGGGGATGTGGAGCCGCTCCACCACGAGCTGGGTGATGCGCCCGAGCAGCTCGTCCAGCTCCAGCGTGGAGTTGAGCGAGCGCGCCACGTCGAACAGGAGCGACAGCTCGCGCAGGCGCTCTTCCAATTCGTCCTTCAGCGCCAGCTTCTCCTTCACCAGCGCGAGGTCTCGGTGGGTGTCGATCTCCTCCACCTTCATGGACGTGAGGCGCGCCAGCATCTGGTTGAAGGCGGCGCCCAGCCGGGAGATTTCGTCCGTGCCGCGAGCCTCGGCGCGCACCAACAGGTCTCCGGCCTCGGCGCGGCGCATGACCTCGCTCAGTCGCTTCAGCGGGCGCGTGAGGACGAAGCGCAGCGCCAGCCACGTCACCAGTCCCAGCATGGCCGCGAACAGGGCCATCGCGCCGAGCGCGCTGCGGAACACCTGCTGGAGCTGGCGGTAGAGCACGGGCTCCGTCATGCGCACCTGGAGCACGCCCGCGCGCTGTCCCCCTTCGCCCGTGTGGCAGCCAGTGCACTCGGGGCCGCCCAGTGGACGCACCACCTCGGTGCCGTGCTCGCTGGAGCGTGCGGCCTCCGGGCCGGGAGCGGTCAGCCGGGTGGCCTCGGGGTGCAGGTGCCCTTGCTCGCCCGCGCGCCGGCTCCAGCGGATCCGCCCGTCGGGCGTGAGCACGCGCAGGTCCTCGACCGAGCGGAACAAGCGCGCATCCGATGCCAGCACTTCGGCCACGGCGCCGTGGGGCGGCGCGCCCGGGGCCTGGGGCAGGGTGAAGGTGGATGCGACGAACTCGGCCAGCGCGAGTGCTTCCAGGTGCGTGCCTTCGCGAACGGCCTGCCGCGCCTCACGTCCGAAGTGGCCCACGCCCAGCAACGCCACCACCAACCCGGGCAGGGCGATGCTCCACAACAACTTCCTACCAATCGTGTCGGGACCCAGGGCCATGCGCGCGGCAAACCGTTCTCAGCGGAGGGCTGGTTTACCGCCAGTTGCCGAAGAGTTGACGAATTGTCAGTCCGGTAACGCGCACTGTCAAACGGACTCGCATCGAAACTGTGTGACGAATCGAGGTCGCCCATCACACGGGTTGCGTGCGAGGGCGCGCGAGGGCGTTACGCTGGTGGGACCGATGACGCTGCCTTCTTTCGTGACGTCCTCCCTGCTGCCCGTTCCGCATGGCTTTTCCACCCGAGCGGGCGGGGTGTCCGAGGGCCCCTATGCCTCGCTCAACCTGGGGTTCGCGGTGGGGGATGAGCGCGAGCGCGTGGAGGAGAACCACCGAAGGCTCGCGAAGGCCGCCGGGGCCGCATTGGGTGCGCTGGGGCGCGTCTCGCAGGTCCACGGAGACCGGGTACTCGAAGCGCGCGGCGGCACGGCCGACGCGGGGCTGCGCCCGGTGCTCGGAGAGGCGGACGCCCTCTGGACCGAGGAGGAGGGGGGCTGGGTGGCGGTGGGGACGGCGGATTGCGTGCCCGTGCTGCTGGTGGATCCCGACGGCCAGCGGGTGGCGGCGGTGCACTCGGGGTGGCGGGGGACGGACGCGGACATCAGCGCGCGAGCGGTGGAGGTGCTGGTGGCGCGAGGGGCGCGGCCGGAGCGACTGCTCGCGGCGGTGGGGCCCGCCATCCAGCGCTGCTGCTACGAAGTCTCGCCGGAGCTGGCCGAGCGCTTCACGCGCCGCTTCGGCCCCGACGTGGTGACCCCTCATGCCACGCATCCCCATCTCGACCTGCCGTTCGCGGTGCGGCGCACGCTGCTCACGGCGGGGCTGCTGCCCGCACATGTGGACGTGCTACAGGCCTGTACGGCGTGTGACGCGGCGCGGTTCTTCTCGCATCGCCGAGACGCGGGACGCACCGGGCGTCACCTCAACTTCGTGGTGAGGCGCTTCTCGCCTGGGCCGATTTCTTGACGCTCTCGGACGGGGCTTCCTATCCTCGGGAGCAGACCTCTCTCGACCCAGGCCCGTGCTGGAGCGCTCCTTCCTCTTCCGTCTGCTGGCTGCCGTGGCGCTGAGCGCGCCCTGCGCCTGCGCCACCACCTCCGCCTCATCGGCGGAACTCGTGGCGTTGCAGGCCGAGGTGCGCACGCTGCGCGACACGCAGTCTCGGCTCCAGGAGCGCCTGCAGCGCTTGGAGGACCGCGATGCTGTCAGTCGCGCTCCCCGAGCCGCCGCCGCGCCGGCGCCCGTGTCCTCCACTCCCGCCGCGGCAGAGGGCTCGTCCCTGAACCTGCCGCCGTCGGAGCTGGCGGTGGTGCGGCTCAAGCCCCGGAATGATCCCGCGCCTCGCATCCCCACCGCCGTCGCCGTGGTGGAGCCGGACTCGGATCAGATGGAGATGTTCATTTCTCCGGTGGAGGAGTCCTCGGCCGCGTCCGTCACGCCAGTCCATGAGTCGGGCCTGCCGGAGCGCGACCCCGCGGTGCTCGACGCGGAGTACGAGCACTCCGTTTCGCTCCTGCGCACGGGCAACGTGGAGGGCGGGGTGGAGCGACTGGCCCGCTTCGCCGCGGAGAATCCCCGCCACCCCCGCGCCGACAACGCGCTGTACTTCAGCGGGTTGGGCCAGGTGGGGTTGAAGGACTACGCCGCCGCCGCGAAGACGTTCGAGCGGCTCATCGAGACCTATCCCGCCGGAGATGCCATGCTGGACGGCATGCTTCGGCTCGCGGAGTGCCGGGTGCGGCTGAACCAGGCCGCGCAAGCCCGTGCACTCTACACCCGCGTCGTCACCCAGTTCCCGGGGACGGCCGCCGCCACGCAGGCGGAGCAGCGGCTCGCCGCGCTCTCGCCTTGAAGACCTTTTCGTCGAAAGGACGTCGTCCGATGCGCACCCGGATCCTCGCCTCGCTGCTCGTGCCACTTGCCATCGCACCCGTCTGGACGGCCCGCGCTCAGCAGCAAGATGGCGCCGAAGACGAGTCCTCCCAGGGCGGTGAGACGGAGGGCACCGAGGTCGCCGATGAGCCCGAGCGTCCCACCCGCGTCGCCGTCCCCCCAGGCACCCAGGGCCGCGAGAGCGCGCCGGGTGAGGTCCACACGGTGGAGTCGGGAGACACGCTGTGGGACCTGTCCCAGCGCTACCTCGGCAGCCCCTGGTACTGGCCCAAGGTCTGGTCCTACAACCCGGAGATCGCCAACCCGCACTGGATCTACCCGGGCAACCAGGTCCGCTTCTTCGCCGCGGGCGAGGAAGTTCCCTCGCGCGTCGAGGCGGGAGCGCCCGCGGAGGTCGCGCCGGCCACGGAGATCCCCGAGGAGACCAACGCGGTCACCGTCAGCGGGAAGATTGGCTACGACGGCTCCAACGCCACCACCGTGACGACGCAGGCTTTCGTCACCGCGCGCGAGCTGGACGAGGCGGGCCGCATCGAGGGCGCGTCCACGGGCTCGGTGATGCTGTCCGCGCCGGATCAGGTCTACGTGCGCTTCAAGCGCAACAAGGCCGCCAAGGTGGGCGACCGCTACATCGTCTTCCACACCCAGCAAGAGGTGAAGCACCCGGTGACGGGCGCTCGCGCGGGCTACCTCACCCAGCTGCTGGGCTCGCTGCGCGTGGTGGCGCTGAACGATCAGGTCGTCACGGCGCAGATCATGGAGACGTGGGACCCCATCTCCCGCGGTGACCTGGTGGGCCCCTACGGCGAGCACCTCACCTCGAAGGTCGCGCCCAAGCCCAACGCCAAGGAAGTGCAGGGCGTCGTCCTCCTCCCGATGGTGCCGTACCTGACCATGGTCGCGGAGAACTACTTCGTCGTCATCGACCGGGGCAGCGCCGAAGGCGTGCAGCTGGGCAACACCTTCACCATCGAGCGCAAGGGCGACCCGTCCAACGACGTGCTGGGCAAGCCGCATCCCAAGCCCGGCGAGGTGGCCAAGAACGACCGCGTCTATCCCTGGGAGCGCATTGGCCAGTGCATGGTCACCGAGCTGCGCGAGCACAGCTCGAACTGTCTCCTGAGCCGGACCCTCCAAGAGATTGGTCCCGGCGACCGGGCGGTGATGCGGGTGGGTGGCGCACCCACCGCGAGCCGCTGAAGCACGGCAGGAATCCTGCACGCCCCGGTCGCACGGAGGGGCTCAGCGCTTGACCGCTGCCAGTCCGGTGTTTATGTGTCGCGCCCCTCCCGACGGACCCATCCTCTATATAGGTGGGTAATGCGTGGGGGGGCGGGTATGGCGGACGCGGCGACGAACCATCTCTCGGCGGAACAACAGGCGTGTCTGGCGCTCTGGGCCATTCCTGGTCTGGGGCCTCGGACGCTCGCGGGGCTTCGTGTGTTCGCGCAGGGAGACCTGGGCGCGCTGGCGAGCAGCCCGGTGAGGGAGTGGGTGGCCCGCGCGCCAGTGCCCGCGCCCGTGCGAGCGCGGCTCGCCCGAGTCGAGTCGCTCCCGGCGTTGGCGGAGCGCCTCTGGACTGCCTGTCAGTCATCCGGGACCCAGGTGGCCTTCGCGGGGCAGCCCGCGTACCCGGAGCGGCTGCGGGAGGTGGCGGATGCGCCTCCGCTGCTTTTCTATCGGGGAGAGCCGGGGCCTCCTCGGCGCCGGGTGGCCATGGTGGGCAGCCGGCATCCGGACCAGGGATTCCTGCCCTTTGCCCGCACGTTCGCCCGACGCGTGGCGGAATCCGGCGTGGGGGTGGTGTCGGGCGCGGCGGCGGGGGTGGACCGAGCGTGCCACTGGGGAGCGCTCGACGCGGATGGGGAGACGTGGGCGTTCCTGGGGTCCGCGCTGGACGCGTTGGACCCAGCCCAGGCCCGGCTGCTGCCTCACCTCCTGGGACGTGGGGGCGTGTTCTTCAGTGAACTCCCACCGGGCGTCCGAGCCAGCACGACGACGTTCCCGCGCCGCAACCGGCTCATTTCCGGCGCATCGGACGCGATCCTGGTGCTCCGGGCCGGCCTGTCGTCCGGCAGTCTCTATACGGTGGAGGCCGGGAGGGCCCAGGGCCGGCCGGTGCTCGCCTTGCCCGGCGACGTGTGGCAGGAGGCGGCGGCCGGCTGCAATGCCCTGCTTCGGGACGGGCTGGCGCGGGCGTGCACGTCTCCCGAAGACGTGTGGCGGGCGGTGGGCATCCATCCAGGACGGGCCGTACCTCCTGGAGAGGACGCTTCATGGTGGGAGGCGCTTTCCACGGAAGCGCGTGGGGCCTACCGGTTGTTGGGCAAGGTTCCCCGCTCTTTCGATGACGTCCTGGCGGGCGGCCAGTTATCGGTGGCGGCCCTGACGAGCGCCTTGGTGGAGTTGGAGTTGTCGGGGCTGGTGGTTCAGCACCCGGGAAAGCTGTACGAGAAGGTCTGAGGTAGTTCGAGGTAGGAGAGTCATGGCCACGCGGACGAAGAAGAAGGCGAGCGACACGGAGGCGGCCGAGGAGACGACCGCCCGCAAGACGGCGGCGCGCAAGTCGCCGGCCAAGGCGAAGAAGCCTGCGGCCAAGGCCAAGAAGACGGCGGCCCGTCGGCGGCCGGCGGCTCAGTCTGGCGAGCTGGCCTCCGTCGAGGCGGACGCCGAGGTGGAGCCCACTCCGCGCGGCAAGGGCCCGCACTACCTGGTGGTGGTGGAGTCGCCGGCGAAGGCGAAGACCATCAAGAAGTACCTGGGCAGCGGCTACACCGTGAAGGCCTCGGTGGGCCACGTGAAGGACCTGCCCAAGAGCAAGATGGGCGTCGACGTGGAGCACGGCTTCCAGCCCCAGTACGAGGTCATCAAGGGCAAGGAGAAGGTGCTCAACGAGCTGAAGAAGATGGCCAAGTCGGTGGACAAGGTCTTCCTGGCCACAGACCCGGATCGCGAGGGCGAGGCCATCGCCTGGCACATCAAGGATGAGCTGGCGCACCCGGACTCCATGCGGGTGACCTTCAACGAAATCACCAAGAAGGCCATCCAAGAGGCCATCGCGCACCCGCGCGAGCTCAACCAGGACAACTACGACTCGCAGCAGACGCGGCGCATCCTGGACCGGTTGGTCGGCTATCAAATCTCGCCGCTGCTCTGGAAGAAGATCCGCCGCGGCCTGTCCGCCGGACGCGTGCAGTCGGTGGCGGTGCGGCTCATCGTGGAGCGCGAGGAGGAGATCAAGCGCTTCACCCCCGAGGAGTACTGGTCGCTGGACGCGCTGCTGGAGGGCCCCGCGGGCCCGCCGCCGTTCAAGGCCAAGCTGTCCAAGGTGGACGGCAAGAAGGTGGAGCTGAAGGACCGCGCGACCACCGAGGGGCTCGTCTCCGAACTGCAGCGGGCGGACTTCGTGGTGTCCAAGGTGGACCGCCGCGAGCGTCGCCGCAACGCGCCCGCGCCGTTCATCACCTCCAAGCTCCAGCAGGAGGCCGCCAACCGCCTGCACTTCACAGCCAAGAAGACGATGACGCTGGCCCAGAAGCTCTACGAGGGCGTGCCCCTCGGCGAGGAGGGCCAGACGGCGCTCATCACGTACATGCGTACGGACTCCACGCGTCTGTCCGATGACGCCGTCAAGCAGGTGCGCGAGTTCATCGGCACGAAGTACGGCGCGGACATGCTCCCCGAGGAGCCGGTGGTGTACCGCAGCCGCAAGGGCGCGCAGGACGCGCACGAGGCCATCCGGCCCACGTCGCTGGAGTACCCTCCCGAGCGCGTGCGCGCCCACTTCGAGGCGATGGATGAGCTCGACATGTTCCGGCTGTACGAGCTCATCTGGAACCGCTTCGTCGCCTGTCAGATGAAGCCCGCCGTCTATGATCAGACGGCCGCGGACATCGCCGCGGGCCGCGCCACGTTCCGCGCCTCGGGCAGCACGCTGAAGTTCCCGGGCTACCTCGCGGTGTACGGCGCGGGCCTGACGCCCGAGGAAGAGGCGGAGAAGGAGAAGGCCAAGGCCGCGGGCGAGGAGGGCGCCGAGGACGCCGTCGGCGAGCTGCCCCCGCTCAACGAGGGCGAGAAGCTGGCCCTCCAGAAGCTCCTGCACGAGCAGCACTTCACCCAGCCGCCCCCGCGCTTCAGTGAGGCCACGCTGGTGAAGGAGCTCGAGGAGAAGGGCATCGGCCGTCCGTCCACCTACGCCGCCATTCTCTCCACCATCCAGGACAAGAAGTACGTGGAGAAGCTGGAGGGGCGCTTCCGTCCCACCGACCTGGGGCAGATGACCAACGAGATGCTGGTCAAGCACTTCCCCCACGAGATGGACGTCACCTTCACCGCGAGCATGGAGGAGAAGCTGGACCAGAT is from Myxococcaceae bacterium JPH2 and encodes:
- a CDS encoding diguanylate cyclase, giving the protein MALGPDTIGRKLLWSIALPGLVVALLGVGHFGREARQAVREGTHLEALALAEFVASTFTLPQAPGAPPHGAVAEVLASDARLFRSVEDLRVLTPDGRIRWSRRAGEQGHLHPEATRLTAPGPEAARSSEHGTEVVRPLGGPECTGCHTGEGGQRAGVLQVRMTEPVLYRQLQQVFRSALGAMALFAAMLGLVTWLALRFVLTRPLKRLSEVMRRAEAGDLLVRAEARGTDEISRLGAAFNQMLARLTSMKVEEIDTHRDLALVKEKLALKDELEERLRELSLLFDVARSLNSTLELDELLGRITQLVVERLHIPDFSIMLVNADGMLEVRRAWPEGSGAEGMTFAMGEGACGRAAQTRKSVYIPDLADRTSVYARRALVNGRKDEGSLLAVPMVHVDTLLGVINFLRPQPAGFSAEEIELLTSVGDQAATAVQNARLHAETVTLTLTDALTGVPNRRHLFQRLELEMARAQRFGVPLALLMVDVDHFKRLNDLAGHRAGDETLRRVCDVLRMRARKVDTLGRYGGEEFVLLLPQVTKEDATEVAEKLRRAVADAPDLAQAGLPGGHITVSVGVAHFPTDANSQEMLVDCADSALYCSKRTGRNRTTPYETGMEMHPGRERGPQAPPAEPAAPALPSGIAKA
- the pgeF gene encoding peptidoglycan editing factor PgeF gives rise to the protein MTLPSFVTSSLLPVPHGFSTRAGGVSEGPYASLNLGFAVGDERERVEENHRRLAKAAGAALGALGRVSQVHGDRVLEARGGTADAGLRPVLGEADALWTEEEGGWVAVGTADCVPVLLVDPDGQRVAAVHSGWRGTDADISARAVEVLVARGARPERLLAAVGPAIQRCCYEVSPELAERFTRRFGPDVVTPHATHPHLDLPFAVRRTLLTAGLLPAHVDVLQACTACDAARFFSHRRDAGRTGRHLNFVVRRFSPGPIS
- a CDS encoding tetratricopeptide repeat protein, with translation MLERSFLFRLLAAVALSAPCACATTSASSAELVALQAEVRTLRDTQSRLQERLQRLEDRDAVSRAPRAAAAPAPVSSTPAAAEGSSLNLPPSELAVVRLKPRNDPAPRIPTAVAVVEPDSDQMEMFISPVEESSAASVTPVHESGLPERDPAVLDAEYEHSVSLLRTGNVEGGVERLARFAAENPRHPRADNALYFSGLGQVGLKDYAAAAKTFERLIETYPAGDAMLDGMLRLAECRVRLNQAAQARALYTRVVTQFPGTAAATQAEQRLAALSP
- a CDS encoding LysM peptidoglycan-binding domain-containing protein produces the protein MRTRILASLLVPLAIAPVWTARAQQQDGAEDESSQGGETEGTEVADEPERPTRVAVPPGTQGRESAPGEVHTVESGDTLWDLSQRYLGSPWYWPKVWSYNPEIANPHWIYPGNQVRFFAAGEEVPSRVEAGAPAEVAPATEIPEETNAVTVSGKIGYDGSNATTVTTQAFVTARELDEAGRIEGASTGSVMLSAPDQVYVRFKRNKAAKVGDRYIVFHTQQEVKHPVTGARAGYLTQLLGSLRVVALNDQVVTAQIMETWDPISRGDLVGPYGEHLTSKVAPKPNAKEVQGVVLLPMVPYLTMVAENYFVVIDRGSAEGVQLGNTFTIERKGDPSNDVLGKPHPKPGEVAKNDRVYPWERIGQCMVTELREHSSNCLLSRTLQEIGPGDRAVMRVGGAPTASR
- a CDS encoding DNA-processing protein DprA, with translation MADAATNHLSAEQQACLALWAIPGLGPRTLAGLRVFAQGDLGALASSPVREWVARAPVPAPVRARLARVESLPALAERLWTACQSSGTQVAFAGQPAYPERLREVADAPPLLFYRGEPGPPRRRVAMVGSRHPDQGFLPFARTFARRVAESGVGVVSGAAAGVDRACHWGALDADGETWAFLGSALDALDPAQARLLPHLLGRGGVFFSELPPGVRASTTTFPRRNRLISGASDAILVLRAGLSSGSLYTVEAGRAQGRPVLALPGDVWQEAAAGCNALLRDGLARACTSPEDVWRAVGIHPGRAVPPGEDASWWEALSTEARGAYRLLGKVPRSFDDVLAGGQLSVAALTSALVELELSGLVVQHPGKLYEKV
- the topA gene encoding type I DNA topoisomerase — protein: MATRTKKKASDTEAAEETTARKTAARKSPAKAKKPAAKAKKTAARRRPAAQSGELASVEADAEVEPTPRGKGPHYLVVVESPAKAKTIKKYLGSGYTVKASVGHVKDLPKSKMGVDVEHGFQPQYEVIKGKEKVLNELKKMAKSVDKVFLATDPDREGEAIAWHIKDELAHPDSMRVTFNEITKKAIQEAIAHPRELNQDNYDSQQTRRILDRLVGYQISPLLWKKIRRGLSAGRVQSVAVRLIVEREEEIKRFTPEEYWSLDALLEGPAGPPPFKAKLSKVDGKKVELKDRATTEGLVSELQRADFVVSKVDRRERRRNAPAPFITSKLQQEAANRLHFTAKKTMTLAQKLYEGVPLGEEGQTALITYMRTDSTRLSDDAVKQVREFIGTKYGADMLPEEPVVYRSRKGAQDAHEAIRPTSLEYPPERVRAHFEAMDELDMFRLYELIWNRFVACQMKPAVYDQTAADIAAGRATFRASGSTLKFPGYLAVYGAGLTPEEEAEKEKAKAAGEEGAEDAVGELPPLNEGEKLALQKLLHEQHFTQPPPRFSEATLVKELEEKGIGRPSTYAAILSTIQDKKYVEKLEGRFRPTDLGQMTNEMLVKHFPHEMDVTFTASMEEKLDQISDGGASWKVVLKDFYGPFKETLEKAEAEMRDVKREEIKTDIACEKCGNPFVIKFGKMGHFLACSNYPDCKNTKDFKRDAEGKIVIVEEETTDEKCEKCGKPMLVKRGRFGRFLACSGYPDCKTSKPISIGVSCPECKQGYLTERRSGRGKIFFGCNRYPDCKFAAWDRPLAESCPQCQSPYLLQKFSKRDGAYIACPNKECDYRREVKEQPGEAGPSSAA